The region CCTGAATACATTGAAGAACGTGTTAAGTTATCCATAATAATTTGGTGTGTATCACCACTTGTATAAGTTAAATAACATGGCACTTGATCCTCAAGTGGTAAATGTTCTTTTGTATCAAAACTAAACGCACGAACAACATCATCGCCAGGTTGAATTTCTGTTTTAGAAAAATCAACACTATCTGTTGCAACACGAGGCGGTGTTCCAGTTTTTAATCGGAATAGCTCAAATCCTAAATCTTTTAGACTTTGAGATAATCCTAACGAAGTTTTAGCACCATCAGGTCCACTTAATGTAATCTCATCACTGATCATGACTTTAGAATGCATGTAAGTACCTGTTGTTAAAATAACCGTTTTACCAAAAATTTGTTCCCCAGATTCTAAAGTAATTCCTTTAACAGTTCCATCTTCAACAATTAAGTTATCCACAATTGCTTCTTTAACATCTAAATTTTCTTGTGAAAGAACTGTTTTTTGCATTTCTTTTGGATAATCAACTTTATCCGCTTGAGCACGAAGTGCTCGAACAGCAGGTCCTTTACCTGTGTTTAACATACGCATTTGAATATGCGTCTTATCTGTATTAGCACCCATTTCTCCACCAAGGGCATCGATTTCACGAACAACAATCCCTTTCGCTGGACCCCCAATAGCTGGATTACATGGCATATGACCAATACGATTAATATCTCCCGTTACCATTAAAGTTTGGCAACCCATACGTGCCGGGGCAAGTGCCGCCTCAATTCCGGCATGACCTCCACCAACAACGATTACATCATATATCATATAAGCTCACTCCTTACAGTAAACATTAAACTTCACACTATTCAAAAAGACTATTCTTATTTTACATCTAAAACTCGACAATAAACAATAAAAATAACATTAGTATCACAAATAGTAAACAAATTTCTTTCGTTTTAGACAAAATTCTTTAACATCCTTCAATATTTTATGAGAAATTAAATTTGTGGATAAAAAGCAATTATGAATTATTATCATCCAAATATTGTTATTTGATACCAAATATATCATAATATTGATATCTATGACTTAATCATAAGGCGCATACTTCATGAATTTACATGAAAAGGAGAGAAAAACGGTGCTAGTTTTAAAAAATGTAAATAAAGAGTTTCATGATATAAAAGCCGTATCAGACTTAAACCTGCATCTAAAAAAAGGTGAAATCTATGGATTACTCGGGGCAAATGGAGCAGGTAAAACCACAACATTTAGAATGATTTTAGGACTTTATGATCAAACCTCTGGTGAAATCACTTGGAATGGCCACAAAATCAATGAATCAACAAACGATATCATTGGGTACTTACCTGAAGAAAGAGCATTGCTACAAAAACTAACCGTTAAAAATCAAGTTTCTTATCTTGCTTTACTAAAAGGTATGAAAGAACAAGAAATTGATAAAGAACTTGATTATTGGCTCGAAAAATTTGGAATCATGGAATATAAAAACAAAAAAATTAAAGAACTTTCAAAAGGAAACCAACAAAAAATTCAATTTATTACCGCCGTTATTCATAAGCCAGAACTTATTATCCTAGATGAACCTTTTACAGGACTTGACCCAATCAATCTTGAAATGATGAAAACAGAAATAATGAACTTCAAAGAACAAGGTAAAGTGATTATATTCTCCTCTCATCGTATGGAACACATTGAAACATTATGTGATCGACTTACTATTTTGAGAAAAGGTCAAACTGTTTTACAAGGTAATCTAAAAGAAATAAAAAAATCATATAATGCTAGAACCATTCTGATTCAAGGAAATTTAACTCTTGATTATTTAAAAGCTATTCCACATGTTAATGAAGTCACACGTGTTCAAGATGATTGGTGTTTAAAAATCGATAATAAAGAGTATGTTTCAACAATTTTTAATGCTTTAAAACCTGAGCATCATATTGAAAAGTTTCTCGTGTGTGAACCTTCACTACATGAAATTTTCATAGAAAAGGTGGGACAAGCATATGAAG is a window of Turicibacter sanguinis DNA encoding:
- a CDS encoding ABC transporter ATP-binding protein, producing MLVLKNVNKEFHDIKAVSDLNLHLKKGEIYGLLGANGAGKTTTFRMILGLYDQTSGEITWNGHKINESTNDIIGYLPEERALLQKLTVKNQVSYLALLKGMKEQEIDKELDYWLEKFGIMEYKNKKIKELSKGNQQKIQFITAVIHKPELIILDEPFTGLDPINLEMMKTEIMNFKEQGKVIIFSSHRMEHIETLCDRLTILRKGQTVLQGNLKEIKKSYNARTILIQGNLTLDYLKAIPHVNEVTRVQDDWCLKIDNKEYVSTIFNALKPEHHIEKFLVCEPSLHEIFIEKVGQAYEE